Proteins from a genomic interval of Mycobacterium conspicuum:
- a CDS encoding Zn-ribbon domain-containing OB-fold protein: MSAESVSQLLIEHCDACARWVHPPAGECRDCGGPLVARPVSGEGTVFTYTVNHHAFNPEIPTPYVIAIVELAEQRGLRVAANIVGCKPDSVTVGMRVAAQAERGAGGAPLFAPASRR; the protein is encoded by the coding sequence GTGTCGGCAGAGTCGGTGTCCCAGCTGCTAATCGAACACTGCGACGCGTGCGCACGCTGGGTGCATCCGCCCGCCGGCGAGTGCCGCGACTGCGGCGGACCGTTGGTGGCACGCCCGGTGTCCGGTGAGGGCACGGTGTTCACCTATACGGTCAACCACCACGCCTTCAACCCGGAGATCCCGACTCCGTATGTGATCGCCATCGTCGAGCTCGCCGAACAGCGCGGGTTGCGCGTCGCTGCCAATATCGTTGGCTGCAAACCGGATTCGGTGACGGTGGGGATGCGGGTCGCCGCGCAAGCCGAACGCGGCGCCGGCGGCGCGCCGCTGTTTGCGCCGGCCTCGAGGCGCTAG
- a CDS encoding sensor histidine kinase, with protein MTTRTDAEHQGFVHSALLYRSSGEYVDFVLRFVLDGLSAAEPALIAVPGDNLALLRDELRREYDGIPAGLHTADITEIARNPSRFLAMKSEFAEQYRDQRVRIVSELVWPGRTDDELLSCTEDEALVNEALAHHRALCLCLYDASRLDDDVLASARATHPLLWACGALHPSADYAPHEALARCNKPLPLNPGAVTYTVRETADLRPARSLAVDYASWVGLSQDGTEDLQLIATELATNSLMYTEGGCQLAFWRDKQHLVCEARDTGRFDDPLAGRRPPGGSGTASRGLFLVNAMTDLVRTHTTTTGTTIQAYLRMDPAPRPAG; from the coding sequence ATGACGACGCGCACGGACGCCGAGCATCAAGGCTTCGTACATTCCGCCCTGCTCTATCGATCCAGCGGGGAGTACGTGGACTTCGTGCTGCGCTTCGTGCTGGACGGCTTGTCGGCCGCCGAGCCGGCGCTGATCGCGGTGCCCGGCGACAACTTGGCGTTGCTGCGCGACGAGCTACGGCGCGAATACGACGGAATACCAGCCGGATTGCACACCGCCGACATCACCGAGATCGCGCGCAACCCGAGCCGATTTCTGGCGATGAAAAGCGAATTCGCCGAGCAATACCGCGATCAGCGAGTGCGCATCGTCAGCGAGCTCGTGTGGCCGGGCCGCACCGACGACGAGCTGCTCTCCTGCACCGAGGACGAAGCGTTGGTCAACGAAGCACTCGCACACCACCGGGCGCTGTGTTTGTGTCTCTACGACGCCAGTCGCCTCGACGACGACGTCCTGGCGAGCGCCCGTGCGACCCACCCACTGCTGTGGGCGTGCGGAGCTCTGCATCCCAGCGCGGACTACGCGCCGCACGAGGCGCTGGCACGGTGCAACAAACCGTTGCCGCTAAACCCCGGCGCGGTCACCTACACCGTCCGCGAGACGGCGGATCTGCGTCCGGCGCGGTCGCTCGCCGTCGACTACGCCAGTTGGGTTGGACTGTCGCAGGACGGCACCGAAGATCTGCAACTGATCGCGACCGAATTGGCCACCAACAGCCTGATGTACACCGAGGGCGGCTGCCAGCTGGCCTTTTGGCGGGACAAGCAGCATCTGGTCTGTGAGGCCCGCGACACCGGACGCTTCGACGACCCGCTGGCCGGCCGCCGCCCCCCGGGCGGCAGCGGCACCGCCAGCCGCGGACTGTTCCTGGTCAACGCGATGACCGACCTGGTCCGCACCCACACCACGACGACCGGGACCACCATCCAGGCGTACCTGCGGATGGATCCGGCGCCGCGGCCAGCTGGGTGA
- a CDS encoding SDR family NAD(P)-dependent oxidoreductase: MEISGKKVVVIGGASGMGRASAELLHERGAQVAVLDREGSDGKEVADGIKGKFYPVDVTDFTGTEETLQAAVDDLGGLHVVITTAGGGIAKRTMTKTGPHDLESFQSVIDLNLIATFNISRLAAAHMSKNEPEDEERGVIINTASIAAFEGQIGQVAYTAAKAGIAGMCLTMARDLGSLGIRVLAIAPSLFATGLTKGIPDEFASALTKDAAFPKRLGRPEEYAKLVAAIVDNPMLNGQCLRLDAGQRFAPK; encoded by the coding sequence ATGGAGATCAGCGGGAAGAAGGTCGTCGTCATCGGCGGTGCTTCGGGAATGGGGCGGGCCAGCGCCGAGCTACTGCACGAGCGCGGCGCGCAGGTCGCGGTGCTCGACCGCGAGGGCTCCGACGGCAAAGAGGTCGCCGACGGTATCAAGGGCAAGTTCTACCCGGTCGACGTCACCGACTTCACCGGCACCGAGGAGACCCTGCAGGCCGCGGTCGACGACCTGGGCGGGCTGCATGTCGTCATCACCACCGCCGGCGGCGGCATCGCCAAGCGGACCATGACCAAGACCGGCCCGCACGACCTGGAGTCCTTCCAGTCCGTGATCGACCTCAACCTGATCGCCACCTTCAACATCAGCCGGCTGGCCGCCGCGCACATGAGCAAGAACGAGCCCGAGGACGAGGAGCGCGGCGTGATCATCAACACCGCGTCGATCGCGGCGTTCGAAGGTCAGATCGGGCAGGTCGCCTACACCGCCGCCAAGGCGGGCATCGCCGGCATGTGCCTGACCATGGCCCGTGACTTGGGATCCCTGGGCATCCGGGTGCTGGCCATCGCGCCGAGCCTGTTCGCCACCGGGCTGACCAAGGGCATTCCCGACGAGTTCGCCTCGGCGTTGACCAAGGACGCCGCCTTCCCCAAGCGGCTCGGCCGTCCCGAGGAATACGCCAAGCTGGTGGCGGCGATCGTAGACAACCCGATGCTCAACGGCCAGTGCCTGCGACTGGACGCCGGGCAGCGGTTCGCGCCCAAGTAG
- a CDS encoding FadR/GntR family transcriptional regulator, which yields MRMNGDAGPADKRASKIARQIEADIVRRGWTVGESLGSEQELQQHYEVSRSVLREAVRLVEHHQVARMRRGPKGGLLICEPDAGPATRAVVIYLEYLGTTLGDLLNARLVLEPLAAALAAERIDEAGIERLRGVLRAEQQWRPGLDAPRDEFHIALAQQSKNPVLQLFIDVLMRLTARYARRSRTGSAGEAVELVDRMHTDHSEIVAAVTAGDAARAKTLSEQHVKAVTAWLQQHQRGDKAPRRRTRPNLEAPRGKLAEVLAATIGADIAASGWPVGSVFGTETALLERYRVSRSVLREAVRLLEFHAVAHMRRGPGGGLIVTKPEPQASIDTIALYLQYRQPSREDLRCVREAIEIDSVTRVVAKVVEGRVEPEMAALLNAADDARNVAVEESRFHIGLAQLAGNALLDLFLRIIVELFRRHWSSTGQRLPTPSDVVAVERAHLRILQAIGDGDDSLARYRLRRHLDAAASRWL from the coding sequence CTGAGGATGAACGGCGATGCCGGCCCGGCGGACAAACGAGCATCGAAGATCGCCCGCCAGATCGAGGCGGACATCGTGCGTCGCGGCTGGACTGTTGGAGAGTCGCTGGGATCCGAGCAAGAGCTGCAGCAACACTACGAGGTGAGTCGATCGGTGTTGCGGGAGGCTGTTCGGCTCGTCGAGCACCACCAGGTGGCCCGGATGCGCCGCGGGCCCAAGGGCGGGCTGCTCATCTGCGAGCCGGACGCCGGCCCGGCGACGCGCGCCGTCGTCATCTATCTGGAGTACCTGGGCACCACGCTCGGCGACCTGCTCAATGCGCGCCTGGTACTCGAACCGCTGGCCGCCGCACTCGCCGCCGAACGGATCGACGAGGCCGGAATCGAGCGACTGCGAGGCGTGTTGCGCGCCGAACAACAGTGGCGGCCCGGCCTGGACGCGCCCCGTGACGAATTCCACATCGCGCTGGCCCAGCAGTCGAAAAACCCTGTCCTGCAGCTGTTTATCGATGTGTTGATGCGCCTGACCGCGCGCTACGCCCGCAGGTCGCGGACAGGGTCCGCTGGGGAAGCCGTCGAGCTGGTCGACCGGATGCACACCGACCACTCCGAAATCGTCGCCGCGGTCACCGCGGGCGATGCCGCGCGGGCCAAGACACTCAGCGAGCAGCATGTGAAAGCGGTCACGGCGTGGTTGCAGCAGCATCAGCGCGGCGATAAGGCGCCGCGCCGACGGACGCGGCCGAATCTGGAGGCGCCGCGCGGCAAGCTCGCCGAAGTGCTGGCGGCCACCATCGGCGCCGACATCGCCGCCAGCGGCTGGCCGGTCGGTTCGGTGTTCGGCACCGAAACCGCCCTGCTCGAACGTTATCGGGTGAGCCGCTCGGTGTTGCGTGAGGCCGTGCGGCTGCTCGAATTTCATGCCGTCGCGCACATGCGCCGCGGCCCCGGCGGCGGGCTGATCGTCACCAAGCCCGAGCCGCAGGCCAGCATCGACACCATCGCGCTGTACCTGCAGTACCGCCAGCCGAGCCGCGAAGATCTACGCTGCGTCCGCGAGGCCATCGAGATCGACAGTGTGACCAGGGTCGTCGCCAAGGTCGTCGAGGGGCGAGTCGAACCCGAGATGGCGGCGCTGCTGAACGCGGCCGACGATGCGCGCAACGTCGCCGTCGAAGAGTCACGATTTCATATCGGTCTTGCCCAGCTCGCGGGCAACGCTCTGCTGGACCTGTTCCTGCGGATCATCGTCGAGCTGTTCCGCCGGCATTGGTCCAGCACCGGACAGCGCTTGCCGACGCCCAGCGACGTCGTCGCCGTCGAGCGCGCTCACCTGCGGATTCTCCAGGCGATCGGGGACGGCGACGACAGCCTGGCCCGCTACCGGCTTCGGCGTCATCTGGACGCCGCGGCGTCCCGATGGCTCTGA
- a CDS encoding ATP-dependent DNA ligase, with protein sequence MLLVDVASTSLNVGGTSSRLSKVAHIAELLRRASLEPESGPQLIAILVSWLSGELPQRQIGVGWAALRSRPAAAVSGQPTLTVAAVDAIFSEIGAVSGKGSQARRAELVAGLFAGATDTEQTFLLRLLGGELRQGALAGIMTDAVAKAAGIPAAAVQRAAMLGGDLPAVAAAALSGGAAALDAFTLRVGRPVGPMLAQTATSVTDALERHGGATIFEAKLDGARVQIHRSADEVTVYTRSLDDVTARLPEVVAATLALPVTELVADGEAIALRPDNRPHRFQVTASRFGRSVDVTAAVAAQPLSVFFFDILHRDGVDLLDAPTTERLAALDALVPPAQRVDRLTTSDPAQAEAFLAATLAAGHEGVMAKSPDAPYQAGRRGAGWLKVKPVHTLDLVVLAVEWGSGRRRGKLSNIHLGARDPVSGEFVMVGKTFKGMTDAMLDWQTSRFTELATGPTDDYVVRVRPEQVVEIALDGVQKSTRYPGGLALRFARVVRYRDDKSPAEADTVDAVRALY encoded by the coding sequence GTGCTCCTTGTCGACGTCGCAAGCACCTCGCTTAATGTGGGCGGCACTTCGTCGCGGCTCTCCAAGGTCGCCCACATCGCCGAGCTGCTGCGACGGGCTTCGCTTGAGCCGGAGTCCGGCCCGCAACTCATCGCGATCCTCGTGTCGTGGCTCTCCGGCGAACTGCCGCAACGCCAGATCGGCGTGGGCTGGGCGGCGCTGCGGTCCCGGCCCGCGGCGGCCGTGTCTGGGCAGCCGACGCTGACCGTCGCCGCGGTCGACGCGATCTTCTCCGAGATCGGCGCCGTGTCGGGCAAGGGGTCGCAGGCCCGCCGCGCCGAACTGGTCGCGGGCTTGTTCGCCGGCGCGACCGACACCGAACAGACCTTCCTGCTGCGGCTGCTGGGCGGCGAGCTGCGCCAGGGCGCGCTGGCCGGGATCATGACCGACGCCGTCGCCAAGGCCGCCGGAATTCCGGCCGCGGCGGTGCAGCGCGCCGCGATGCTGGGCGGGGATCTGCCGGCGGTCGCGGCGGCGGCGCTGTCCGGTGGCGCCGCTGCACTGGACGCGTTCACGCTGCGGGTCGGCCGTCCGGTTGGCCCGATGCTGGCGCAGACCGCCACCAGCGTGACCGATGCGCTCGAACGGCACGGTGGCGCAACGATTTTCGAGGCAAAGCTGGACGGCGCGCGCGTGCAGATCCACCGGTCCGCGGACGAGGTCACGGTCTACACGCGCAGCCTCGACGACGTGACGGCCCGGCTGCCCGAGGTGGTGGCGGCGACGCTGGCGCTGCCGGTCACCGAGCTCGTCGCCGACGGGGAGGCGATCGCGCTGCGGCCGGACAATCGCCCGCACCGCTTTCAGGTCACCGCCTCACGCTTCGGTCGTTCGGTCGACGTGACCGCAGCGGTTGCGGCACAACCACTTTCGGTGTTCTTCTTCGACATCCTGCACCGCGACGGCGTCGACCTGCTCGACGCGCCGACCACCGAGCGGTTGGCCGCGCTGGATGCGTTGGTGCCGCCGGCGCAGCGGGTGGACCGATTGACCACGTCCGACCCCGCACAGGCCGAGGCCTTCCTGGCGGCGACGCTGGCCGCCGGTCACGAAGGCGTGATGGCCAAGTCGCCGGACGCGCCGTATCAGGCGGGCCGGCGCGGCGCCGGCTGGCTGAAGGTCAAGCCGGTGCACACGCTTGACCTGGTGGTGCTCGCCGTGGAGTGGGGGTCGGGGCGGCGGCGCGGCAAGCTGTCCAACATTCATCTGGGCGCGCGTGACCCCGTCTCGGGCGAATTCGTCATGGTGGGAAAGACTTTCAAGGGCATGACCGACGCCATGCTGGACTGGCAGACCTCCCGGTTCACCGAGCTGGCCACCGGCCCCACCGACGACTACGTGGTGCGCGTGCGCCCCGAGCAGGTCGTCGAGATCGCATTGGACGGGGTGCAGAAATCCACTCGCTACCCCGGCGGGCTGGCACTGCGGTTCGCGCGGGTGGTCCGCTACCGCGACGACAAGAGCCCGGCCGAGGCCGACACCGTCGACGCCGTGCGCGCGCTGTACTGA
- a CDS encoding cytochrome P450: protein MAATISTPHYLLDQARRRFTPSINNFPGMGLVERRLRNTEFPERTLAEPPPGSGLKAAVGDAGLPVIGHLIEMLRGGPDYLMFLYKNKGPIVYGDSPVMPTVAALGPDAAQVIYSNRNKEYSQQGWVPVIGPFFRRGLMLLDFEEHMFHRRIMQEAFVRSRLVGYVEQMDRVVSQVIANDWVVNDARFLLYPAMKELTLDIASMVFMGHEPGTDRELLTKVNSAFTTTTRAGNAIIRTGVPPFTWWRGLKARELLENYFEARVRERRGKEGNDLLTVLCQTEDEDGNRFSDDDIVNHMIFLMMAAHDTSTSTSTTMVYHLAAHPEWQERCRDESDRLGDGPLDIESLEKLESLDLVMNESIRLVTPVQWAMRRTVRDTELLGYYLPEGINVIAYPGLNHRLPELWTDPMKFDPERFTEPRSEHKRHRYAFSPFGGGAHKCIGMVFGQLEIKTILHRLLRRYRLELPRPGYKPVWDYGGMPVPKDGMHIVLRPL, encoded by the coding sequence ATGGCCGCCACCATCAGCACCCCGCACTACCTGCTTGACCAGGCGCGGCGCCGCTTTACCCCGTCGATCAACAACTTCCCCGGCATGGGCCTGGTGGAACGGCGGCTGCGGAACACCGAGTTCCCGGAGCGCACGCTGGCCGAACCGCCGCCCGGTAGCGGCCTCAAGGCGGCCGTCGGCGACGCGGGGCTGCCCGTCATCGGTCACCTCATCGAGATGTTGCGCGGCGGGCCCGACTATTTGATGTTCCTCTACAAGAACAAGGGCCCCATCGTCTACGGGGACTCGCCGGTGATGCCGACCGTCGCGGCGCTGGGGCCGGACGCCGCACAGGTCATCTACTCCAACCGCAACAAGGAGTACTCCCAGCAGGGCTGGGTCCCGGTGATCGGGCCGTTCTTCCGTCGCGGGCTGATGCTGCTCGACTTCGAGGAGCACATGTTCCACCGGCGGATCATGCAGGAGGCGTTCGTTCGCTCGCGGCTGGTCGGCTACGTCGAGCAGATGGACCGGGTGGTGTCGCAGGTGATCGCCAACGACTGGGTGGTCAACGACGCGCGCTTCCTGCTGTACCCGGCGATGAAGGAGTTGACCCTCGACATCGCCTCGATGGTGTTCATGGGCCATGAGCCCGGCACCGACCGCGAGCTGCTCACCAAGGTCAACAGTGCGTTCACGACGACGACCCGGGCCGGCAACGCGATCATCCGCACCGGCGTGCCGCCGTTCACCTGGTGGCGCGGGCTCAAGGCACGCGAACTGCTGGAAAACTACTTCGAGGCCCGCGTCCGCGAGCGTCGCGGCAAGGAGGGCAACGACCTGCTCACGGTGTTGTGCCAGACCGAGGACGAGGACGGCAACCGGTTCTCCGACGACGACATCGTCAACCACATGATCTTTTTGATGATGGCCGCCCACGACACGTCGACGTCGACGAGCACGACGATGGTCTACCACCTGGCCGCCCACCCGGAGTGGCAAGAACGGTGCCGCGACGAGTCCGACCGCCTGGGCGATGGGCCGCTGGACATCGAGTCGCTGGAGAAGTTGGAGTCGCTCGATTTGGTGATGAACGAGTCGATCCGGCTGGTGACCCCGGTGCAATGGGCGATGCGGCGCACGGTGCGCGACACCGAACTGCTGGGCTATTACCTGCCGGAGGGCATCAATGTCATCGCATATCCGGGTCTGAATCACCGCCTGCCGGAGTTGTGGACCGACCCGATGAAATTCGACCCGGAGCGGTTCACCGAGCCGCGCAGCGAGCACAAGCGGCACCGCTACGCGTTCTCGCCGTTCGGCGGCGGCGCACACAAGTGCATCGGAATGGTGTTCGGGCAGTTGGAAATTAAGACGATCCTGCACCGGCTGCTGCGCCGCTACCGGCTGGAGCTTCCCCGGCCCGGTTACAAGCCGGTCTGGGACTACGGCGGCATGCCCGTACCGAAGGACGGCATGCACATCGTGTTGCGCCCGCTGTAA
- a CDS encoding thiolase family protein encodes MSYFEKDAIISGIGISRIGRRTGIPGFDLTMEAVRSAIDDAGLAAADIDGIATLGDTPPGEVNAALRIEAADCGSGFGTGGLLSPVMSACRAVSERRARHVVIYRTIQMLGGTVPVKQDENAPAPPLARMFETPEGAPKPAVGAMDDVNDLVAAQAYSAANWLALNCRRHMELYGTTKEQLGWIALNGRRNAALNPRAVYREPMTMADYLSARPVSTPFGLLDCDVPIDGSIAVVVSQAEYARDCPHRAVAVEAIGGSDGAGGWFHRDDYPKMAMSDATAQMWSRTELTPADVKLAELYDGFTYLTLAWLEALGICGDGEAGPFVEGGARIARDGKLPLNTYGGQLSAGRMHGYWALHEGCLQLRGEAGERQVTQRPEVGVVSVGGGPVAGCMLLTC; translated from the coding sequence ATGAGCTACTTCGAAAAAGACGCGATCATCTCCGGCATCGGAATCTCGCGAATCGGCCGCCGCACCGGCATTCCGGGCTTCGACCTGACCATGGAGGCGGTTCGATCCGCCATCGATGATGCGGGCCTGGCCGCCGCCGACATCGACGGCATCGCCACCCTCGGTGACACGCCGCCCGGTGAGGTCAACGCCGCGCTGCGTATCGAGGCTGCGGACTGCGGAAGCGGCTTCGGCACCGGCGGCCTACTGAGCCCGGTGATGTCGGCGTGCCGCGCGGTCTCCGAGCGACGCGCCCGCCACGTGGTGATCTACCGGACCATCCAGATGCTCGGTGGCACGGTCCCGGTCAAGCAGGACGAAAATGCGCCCGCCCCGCCGCTGGCGCGCATGTTCGAGACCCCCGAGGGGGCGCCGAAGCCAGCCGTCGGCGCGATGGATGACGTCAACGATCTTGTGGCGGCCCAAGCCTATTCGGCTGCCAACTGGCTGGCGCTGAACTGCCGCCGGCACATGGAGCTGTATGGAACCACCAAAGAACAGCTGGGCTGGATCGCGTTGAACGGCAGGCGCAACGCGGCATTGAATCCCCGTGCGGTCTACCGCGAACCGATGACGATGGCCGACTATCTGAGCGCGCGCCCGGTCTCCACACCGTTCGGGCTGCTGGACTGCGACGTCCCCATCGACGGCTCGATCGCGGTGGTGGTGTCGCAAGCGGAGTACGCGCGTGACTGCCCGCACCGCGCGGTGGCGGTCGAGGCGATCGGCGGGTCCGACGGTGCCGGCGGCTGGTTCCACCGCGACGACTACCCCAAGATGGCCATGTCGGATGCGACGGCCCAGATGTGGTCGCGCACCGAGTTGACGCCCGCCGACGTCAAGCTCGCGGAGTTGTACGACGGCTTCACCTATCTCACCCTGGCGTGGCTCGAGGCGCTGGGAATCTGCGGCGACGGCGAAGCCGGCCCGTTCGTCGAGGGCGGCGCGCGGATCGCCCGCGACGGGAAGCTGCCGCTCAACACCTACGGCGGTCAGCTCTCCGCCGGCCGCATGCACGGCTACTGGGCGCTGCACGAAGGGTGTCTGCAGTTGCGCGGCGAGGCGGGGGAGCGGCAGGTCACGCAGCGCCCCGAGGTCGGTGTCGTCTCCGTGGGCGGTGGTCCCGTCGCGGGTTGCATGCTGCTCACCTGCTGA
- a CDS encoding acyl-CoA dehydrogenase, with product MGIALTDDHRELAEVARAFLTSQKARAAARSLLDAPEEARPPFWGGIVELGWLGLHIDEAHGGSGYGLPELVVVVEELGRAVAPGPFVPTVIASSVIAKEGGAGQQARLLPGLIDGTVTAAIGLDGAVRVQDGRADGEAGVVLGAGLAELLLIAAGDDVLMLERDRAGVSVEVPENFDPTRRSGRVRLQNVTVSEDDILRGARESALARARTLLAAEAVGGAADCVESAVEYAKVRQQFGRTIATFQAVKHHCANMVVASESGIAAVWDASRAASEDEEQFRLIAAVAAALAFPAYARNAELNVQVHGGIGYTWEHDAHLHLRRAIVTAALLGGDGPARDVFDRTAAGAVRENSLDLPPEAEELRTQIRADAAELAALDKQAQRDKLIETGYVMPHWPKPWGRAADAVEQLVIEEEFRAAGIKRPDYGITSWVILTLIQHGTPWQIERFVEKALRKDEIWCQLFSEPEAGSDAASIRTRATRVDGGWKINGQKVWTSGAHYCARGLATVRTDPDAPKHAGITTVIVDMKAPEVEVRPLRQMTGGSDFNEVFFNDLFVPDEDVVGAPNSGWTVARATLGNERVSIGGSGSFYEGLAAEMVKAAQQHADRLAGAPIRLGYYLAEETALRLLNLRRVARSVEGAGPGPEGNVTKLKLAEHMVEGAAIMAALQGPEVALLDGPGALAGRLIMGARGMTIAGGTSEVTRNQIAERILGMPRDPLIN from the coding sequence ATGGGTATCGCACTGACCGACGACCACCGCGAGCTCGCTGAGGTCGCGCGCGCATTCCTGACCTCGCAGAAGGCGCGCGCGGCGGCGCGGTCGCTGCTCGATGCACCCGAGGAGGCGCGCCCGCCCTTCTGGGGAGGCATCGTCGAACTGGGTTGGCTTGGCCTGCACATCGACGAGGCGCACGGCGGGTCCGGCTATGGGCTGCCCGAGCTCGTGGTGGTGGTCGAGGAACTGGGCCGGGCCGTGGCGCCCGGCCCGTTCGTGCCGACGGTGATCGCGTCGTCGGTAATCGCCAAGGAGGGCGGCGCCGGGCAGCAGGCCCGGCTGTTGCCGGGGCTGATCGACGGAACGGTCACTGCCGCAATCGGTCTGGACGGCGCGGTGCGGGTTCAGGACGGGCGGGCCGACGGCGAGGCCGGGGTGGTCTTGGGCGCCGGGCTGGCCGAGCTGCTGCTGATCGCCGCGGGCGACGACGTGCTGATGCTCGAGCGCGATCGCGCCGGCGTCTCGGTCGAAGTGCCGGAGAACTTCGATCCGACCAGGCGCTCCGGCCGGGTCCGGCTGCAGAACGTGACCGTGTCCGAGGACGACATCCTGCGCGGGGCGCGCGAATCGGCGCTGGCCCGCGCGCGCACCTTGCTGGCCGCCGAGGCCGTGGGCGGGGCCGCCGACTGCGTCGAGTCCGCCGTCGAGTACGCCAAGGTGCGCCAGCAATTCGGCCGCACCATCGCGACTTTCCAAGCGGTGAAACATCATTGCGCGAACATGGTGGTCGCCTCCGAGTCGGGGATCGCCGCGGTGTGGGATGCCTCGCGGGCGGCCTCCGAGGACGAGGAGCAGTTCCGGCTGATCGCCGCGGTGGCGGCCGCGCTGGCCTTCCCGGCCTACGCCCGCAACGCCGAACTCAACGTTCAGGTGCACGGAGGCATCGGCTACACCTGGGAACACGACGCTCACCTGCATCTGCGCCGGGCGATCGTCACCGCCGCACTGCTCGGCGGCGACGGGCCGGCCCGCGATGTCTTCGACCGCACCGCCGCCGGGGCGGTCCGGGAAAACAGCCTGGACCTGCCGCCCGAGGCCGAGGAGCTGCGCACCCAAATCCGCGCCGACGCCGCCGAATTGGCCGCCCTCGACAAGCAGGCCCAACGCGACAAGCTGATCGAGACCGGCTACGTGATGCCGCACTGGCCCAAACCGTGGGGCCGCGCCGCCGACGCGGTCGAACAGTTGGTCATCGAGGAGGAGTTCCGCGCGGCCGGCATCAAGCGCCCCGACTACGGCATCACCTCATGGGTGATCCTGACCCTGATCCAGCACGGAACCCCTTGGCAGATTGAGAGATTCGTCGAGAAGGCGTTGCGCAAAGACGAGATCTGGTGCCAGCTGTTCTCCGAACCCGAGGCGGGCTCGGACGCGGCGTCCATCCGGACCCGGGCCACCAGGGTGGACGGCGGCTGGAAGATCAACGGACAGAAGGTGTGGACCAGCGGGGCGCACTACTGCGCGCGCGGGCTGGCCACCGTGCGCACCGACCCCGATGCGCCCAAGCACGCCGGCATCACCACGGTGATCGTCGACATGAAGGCGCCCGAGGTCGAGGTGCGCCCGCTGCGGCAGATGACCGGGGGCAGCGACTTCAACGAGGTGTTCTTCAACGACCTGTTCGTTCCCGACGAAGACGTCGTCGGGGCGCCCAACTCCGGGTGGACGGTCGCGCGCGCGACGCTGGGCAACGAGCGGGTCAGCATCGGCGGCAGCGGTTCGTTCTACGAGGGCCTGGCGGCGGAAATGGTGAAAGCGGCCCAACAGCACGCGGATCGCTTGGCGGGCGCCCCAATTCGGCTGGGCTACTACTTGGCCGAGGAGACCGCGCTGCGGCTGCTCAACCTGCGCCGCGTCGCGCGCAGCGTCGAGGGCGCCGGCCCGGGGCCGGAGGGCAACGTCACCAAACTCAAGCTGGCCGAGCACATGGTGGAGGGCGCCGCGATCATGGCGGCGCTGCAGGGACCCGAGGTTGCCCTACTCGACGGACCCGGGGCGCTGGCCGGTCGACTGATCATGGGCGCACGCGGCATGACGATCGCGGGCGGCACCTCGGAGGTGACCCGCAACCAGATCGCCGAGCGAATCCTCGGCATGCCGCGCGACCCGCTGATCAACTAG
- a CDS encoding 2-isopropylmalate synthase: MTTLSHHTPRPCVANAWFGDHFGASLPRGLREQAESMSWESFVAAYGHSAGPLRLGHWSCTDTERPATRIGPQARNFQAVIAVGDHISTSTAAASGPVAALTAMLHERGITVEMLNFHQMRSGEHTATFVRGSDGIRAEWAMGWAGDPTQSALRAIIACANRLLA; encoded by the coding sequence ATGACAACTCTTTCCCACCACACGCCACGCCCGTGCGTGGCCAATGCCTGGTTCGGCGACCACTTCGGTGCATCGCTGCCGCGTGGTCTGCGGGAGCAGGCCGAGAGCATGTCCTGGGAGAGCTTCGTCGCGGCCTACGGGCATAGCGCCGGACCGTTGCGGCTTGGGCACTGGTCTTGCACCGACACCGAGCGACCCGCTACGCGGATCGGCCCGCAGGCGCGCAACTTTCAGGCCGTGATCGCCGTCGGCGACCACATCAGCACGTCGACCGCCGCGGCCAGCGGCCCCGTCGCCGCCCTGACCGCGATGCTGCACGAGCGTGGAATCACGGTGGAGATGTTGAACTTCCACCAGATGCGATCCGGCGAACACACCGCCACCTTCGTCCGCGGCAGCGACGGGATCCGTGCCGAATGGGCGATGGGCTGGGCGGGCGATCCGACGCAGTCGGCTTTGCGCGCGATCATCGCGTGCGCAAATCGGCTGTTGGCCTGA